The following proteins are encoded in a genomic region of Papaver somniferum cultivar HN1 unplaced genomic scaffold, ASM357369v1 unplaced-scaffold_10, whole genome shotgun sequence:
- the LOC113326308 gene encoding uncharacterized protein LOC113326308 produces the protein MLDASLVNINHRARIFTHASFITTTETNRNWIAEELRSLGRLVLDSDRIVKLGDFGVSACVFDKGGRQRSRDTFSWPMDHGHASFSKYHPIKVVGAAVLVNGWLSDLDLQRLSTMENYWHRTVNHTNLVTFQELLEKCKDMQEAICIQFQAHQAANGDATHAVSET, from the exons ATGTTGGATGCTTCTTTGGTTAATATTAACCACCGTGCAAG GATTTTCACACATGCTAGTTTCATTACTACTACTGAAACTAATAGGAATTGGATCGCTGAGGAGTTGCGGAGTCTAGGGAG GCTTGTGCTTGACAGCGATAGAATAGTGAAGCTTGGGGATTTCGGTGTTTCAGCTTGTGTATTTGACAAGGGTGGCAGGCAACGCTCAAGGGATACTTTT AGTTGGCCCATGGACCATGGTCATGCTTCCTTCTCGAAGTACCATCCGATAAAG GTGGTTGGGGCTGCAGTACTTGTGAATGGCTGGCTATCTGATTTAGACCTACAACGGTTATCCACAATGGAAAACTACTGGCACAG AACAGTGAACCACACTAATTTGGTTACGTTTCAGGAACTTCTGGAAAAGTGTAAAGATATGCAAGAGGCAATATGCATTCAATTTCAGGCACACCAAGCTGCTAATGGAGATGCCACACATGCGGTGTCAGAGACTTAG